From Algoriphagus sp. NG3, the proteins below share one genomic window:
- a CDS encoding Gfo/Idh/MocA family oxidoreductase, giving the protein MQSKNSISGTSRRKFLKGSALAAAGFYIVPRNVLGGPGFTAPSDKLRVAGIGVGGMGGGDVRGITQTEKVDFIALCDVDDSRAKASRELHPKAKYYRDFREMLEKEEKNIDAVTVSTPDHTHAVAAMAAMKMGKHVYVQKPLAHDIYEARMLTEAAEKYKVVTQMGNQGSSGDGVRKMVEWYEAGLIGEATKVYSWTNRPVWPQGIQWPPTPLSPPEDLDWDLWLGTAPYREYVGNLVPFNWRGWWDYGTGALGDMACHIMEPPFRVLGLGYPKSAECSVGSVYVGEFQRGYFPESCPPSSHITLRFDRPGKSDLEFHWMDGGIQPTRPEELEPNEQMGDGGNGVIIEGTEGKMMCSTYGINPQLLPTSKTKDINVPETLYRVPGGDSGHYKNWVDACIAGHGSEEYNNLSSPFSLAGPLTESVLMGNLAIRSYDYRTPKADNPDQFDYPGRGIKLVWDGPNMKVTNFEPANQFVKREYRGDFSL; this is encoded by the coding sequence ATGCAAAGTAAAAACTCAATTTCTGGTACCTCCAGGAGAAAGTTCCTTAAAGGTTCAGCTTTGGCTGCAGCTGGATTCTACATAGTGCCCAGAAATGTGCTCGGTGGGCCTGGATTCACAGCCCCTAGTGATAAACTCCGTGTCGCCGGCATAGGAGTCGGAGGAATGGGAGGAGGCGATGTGAGAGGAATCACCCAAACAGAAAAGGTTGATTTTATAGCCTTATGCGATGTAGATGATAGTAGAGCCAAAGCAAGTAGGGAGCTGCATCCTAAAGCAAAATACTATCGGGATTTCAGGGAGATGTTGGAGAAAGAAGAGAAAAATATAGATGCAGTCACAGTATCCACTCCGGATCATACACATGCCGTAGCAGCTATGGCAGCCATGAAGATGGGCAAACATGTCTATGTGCAAAAACCCCTGGCCCATGACATCTATGAGGCCAGAATGCTGACTGAAGCTGCCGAAAAGTATAAGGTAGTAACCCAGATGGGTAATCAAGGTTCTTCAGGTGATGGTGTACGCAAAATGGTAGAGTGGTATGAGGCAGGCCTGATCGGAGAAGCCACCAAGGTATATTCCTGGACCAACCGTCCGGTATGGCCCCAGGGAATCCAATGGCCACCCACGCCTCTCTCACCTCCAGAAGACTTGGATTGGGATCTTTGGCTAGGCACAGCGCCGTACAGGGAGTATGTGGGTAATCTCGTGCCCTTCAACTGGAGAGGCTGGTGGGATTATGGTACTGGAGCATTAGGAGATATGGCTTGTCACATTATGGAGCCTCCATTCCGTGTGCTTGGACTAGGCTATCCTAAATCTGCGGAATGTTCTGTGGGATCCGTATATGTCGGCGAATTCCAAAGAGGATATTTTCCGGAAAGCTGCCCCCCTTCCTCACATATTACCCTACGCTTTGACAGGCCGGGCAAATCAGATTTGGAATTCCACTGGATGGATGGTGGCATTCAGCCGACCCGTCCTGAAGAACTAGAACCAAATGAACAGATGGGTGACGGAGGTAATGGGGTAATCATAGAAGGTACAGAAGGAAAAATGATGTGCTCTACCTATGGCATCAATCCCCAATTGCTACCTACCTCCAAAACCAAAGACATCAATGTACCGGAGACCTTGTATAGAGTCCCCGGAGGAGATAGTGGGCATTACAAGAACTGGGTAGATGCCTGTATAGCAGGACATGGATCAGAAGAATACAATAACTTGAGTTCTCCATTCTCCTTGGCGGGACCGCTGACAGAATCAGTACTAATGGGAAATCTGGCCATCAGAAGCTATGACTACAGAACTCCTAAAGCTGACAATCCTGATCAATTTGATTATCCAGGAAGAGGAATAAAACTTGTATGGGACGGACCAAATATGAAGGTCACCAACTTTGAGCCTGCAAATCAATTTGTGAAACGGGAATACAGAGGAGACTTTTCTCTATAA
- a CDS encoding glycerate kinase, with protein sequence MNILIAPNAFKGTMSAAEAGGIIAEYIHENYPFYATCLLPIADGGDGTCELLTEGLGLEKKWTWTLDAYGRPILCSYGWDATYKKAYLDISSASGIAQLGNEPKNPFVASTYGTGLLIQQVIKLGAEEVVLGLGGSATIDLGIGILAALGIIFLDAKGRQLTLYSPDYLSSIRHIQKSPTIPKVKFTCLCDVQNIFFGDKGAVPIFGPQKGLASSEVRSYEETCEATAHQLYQKQGKVFHDHPGFGAAGGVALGLSAFFETEIRFGSNYFFDKVNLESKLKEIDFVITGEGRYDSQSSDGKACFELLKLSHAHSKKIILITSGEEDGVQEFDQVLTLPDLDFSAANYKMQAKQNLLEVLSSKLDFGREYS encoded by the coding sequence ATGAATATTCTTATTGCTCCCAATGCTTTCAAAGGTACAATGAGCGCTGCTGAAGCTGGGGGGATAATTGCAGAATACATACATGAAAACTATCCTTTCTATGCTACTTGCTTACTCCCAATAGCAGATGGTGGGGATGGTACCTGTGAACTGCTGACAGAAGGGCTTGGATTAGAAAAAAAGTGGACATGGACTTTGGATGCGTATGGAAGACCGATTCTCTGCTCTTACGGTTGGGATGCTACTTATAAGAAAGCATACCTGGATATTTCTTCTGCTTCAGGGATTGCTCAACTCGGCAATGAACCTAAAAACCCCTTTGTAGCTTCAACTTATGGGACAGGATTGCTTATTCAGCAGGTAATAAAACTAGGTGCTGAAGAAGTGGTTCTTGGACTGGGAGGTAGTGCCACGATAGATTTAGGAATAGGGATTCTTGCGGCTCTAGGTATCATTTTTTTGGATGCGAAAGGGCGGCAATTGACTCTCTACTCCCCAGACTATTTGTCTAGTATCCGGCATATTCAAAAGTCACCAACCATACCAAAAGTTAAATTTACCTGCCTTTGTGACGTTCAAAATATTTTTTTTGGAGATAAGGGAGCTGTTCCGATTTTTGGGCCTCAGAAAGGGCTGGCATCGTCTGAAGTCAGATCATATGAAGAGACCTGTGAAGCTACGGCTCATCAGCTATACCAAAAACAAGGGAAGGTATTCCACGATCATCCTGGGTTCGGGGCAGCCGGAGGTGTGGCTTTAGGCTTATCCGCTTTTTTTGAGACCGAAATTAGATTCGGCTCTAACTATTTTTTTGACAAGGTGAACTTAGAGTCCAAACTGAAAGAAATAGATTTTGTAATTACCGGTGAGGGGAGATATGATAGCCAGTCTTCAGATGGCAAGGCTTGTTTTGAACTATTGAAACTAAGCCATGCTCATTCTAAGAAAATCATATTAATTACTTCTGGTGAGGAAGATGGCGTACAGGAATTTGATCAGGTTCTGACTTTGCCTGATTTGGACTTTTCTGCTGCGAATTATAAAATGCAGGCGAAACAAAACCTTTTAGAGGTACTATCTTCAAAATTAGACTTTGGGAGAGAATATTCTTAA
- a CDS encoding OmpA family protein translates to MKKFINVFSKASGTMLLAFCFSFQIQAQKIISLSGANSPQDDMNPVWIGDNTLLFTRAFHPDNVGGVNDPGDIWMTKKSESGEWQEAVHRADLSTDGYDFSLGLEDYLTLLVYHTGGSRFGIYQYSKFGTDWNFLRQVTMPGLDSLSGQVTGRVGSDGKVIFLSGKGKDSKGNEDIYVSEKKGPIEWSKPINIGSAINTPGQEMSPFYDAKSEQLYFSSNMHEGAQGKDIYIAKRIGNDWTGWSKPELWGQINTPGSEVSVTFINEEEVVWTSTQNSDGFADLLTFETIVPLVIPDEFIAASPEPIVANESPAKAKTVSVEPIYPTSAVGFPEVKMTEEDEKVEEPINWFVVDAKNKKMVPFTISWKRGETIIDVTEPGLLKRSELVSSQIGEIKVSAEGYFPKSLPVGEIKSGEPTVVLMTKAESGSVIVLDNVNFKRGTAELEGEETKSSLTELADFLVDNPEMKLRIHGHTDNAGDPGLNKALSLERAGSVRDFLITQGVPFESLRISGWGGTRPFASNATEAGRAKNRRVELEVER, encoded by the coding sequence ATGAAAAAATTTATTAACGTATTTTCCAAAGCAAGCGGCACTATGCTGCTTGCTTTTTGCTTTTCATTCCAAATCCAGGCCCAAAAGATTATTTCACTTTCGGGCGCCAACAGTCCCCAGGATGACATGAATCCAGTTTGGATTGGGGACAATACGCTGTTGTTTACTCGGGCTTTTCACCCAGATAATGTAGGTGGAGTAAATGATCCTGGAGATATCTGGATGACCAAAAAATCAGAATCAGGCGAATGGCAAGAGGCAGTTCACCGAGCTGATCTCAGCACAGATGGCTATGATTTTTCATTGGGATTAGAAGATTATCTTACCCTGCTGGTGTACCACACGGGTGGTTCAAGATTTGGAATATACCAATATTCAAAATTTGGAACGGACTGGAATTTTCTGCGGCAGGTAACTATGCCTGGATTGGATAGCCTTTCAGGACAAGTTACTGGTAGGGTAGGATCGGATGGAAAAGTGATTTTTCTCTCAGGAAAGGGTAAGGATAGTAAAGGAAATGAGGATATCTATGTAAGTGAGAAAAAGGGGCCTATTGAATGGTCAAAGCCTATAAACATAGGTTCAGCTATAAATACACCCGGTCAGGAAATGAGTCCGTTCTATGATGCAAAATCAGAACAATTGTACTTTTCATCCAATATGCACGAAGGAGCGCAAGGAAAGGATATTTATATCGCTAAACGGATTGGGAATGACTGGACAGGCTGGAGTAAGCCTGAACTATGGGGGCAAATCAATACCCCAGGATCAGAAGTCTCTGTAACTTTTATCAATGAGGAAGAAGTAGTCTGGACAAGCACACAAAATAGTGATGGTTTTGCGGATTTATTGACTTTTGAGACTATTGTGCCTTTGGTTATACCAGACGAATTCATTGCAGCTAGCCCAGAACCGATAGTAGCCAATGAATCACCGGCAAAAGCAAAAACTGTTTCTGTGGAGCCAATATATCCGACTTCTGCAGTCGGATTTCCAGAAGTAAAAATGACTGAAGAGGATGAGAAAGTAGAAGAGCCCATTAATTGGTTTGTAGTGGATGCTAAAAACAAGAAAATGGTACCTTTTACTATAAGTTGGAAGCGTGGCGAAACTATTATCGATGTAACGGAGCCCGGCTTGTTAAAGCGCTCTGAATTAGTAAGTTCTCAAATAGGTGAGATAAAAGTAAGTGCTGAAGGGTATTTCCCAAAGTCACTTCCAGTCGGCGAAATCAAATCAGGAGAACCCACAGTAGTACTGATGACAAAAGCAGAATCCGGAAGTGTGATCGTATTAGATAATGTGAATTTCAAACGGGGTACAGCTGAATTGGAAGGGGAGGAGACTAAATCTTCTCTGACGGAATTGGCTGACTTCCTTGTGGATAATCCGGAGATGAAGCTAAGGATTCATGGTCATACAGATAATGCAGGGGATCCCGGATTAAACAAGGCACTTTCTCTGGAAAGAGCTGGTAGTGTGAGGGATTTTCTGATTACCCAAGGAGTACCTTTCGAAAGCCTGAGGATATCTGGCTGGGGAGGCACCAGGCCATTTGCTTCAAATGCAACCGAAGCGGGTAGAGCGAAAAACAGAAGGGTAGAACTGGAAGTAGAACGATAA
- a CDS encoding family 20 glycosylhydrolase: MKHFLCAATLLAAFSFSSCQTPNAVKLEDTGIIPIPRSISSSSGIFELGSGSAVQLIGSGEDLGRVGKFLAERLRPATGYEIPVSSDSGDLILELIGGEPSEKYSISVSDSEVKIRSTSAAGLFYGTQTLLKAFPVEIENNSVIDAAWAISNGIIEDEPEFGYRGAMLDVARHFISVEDVKHYIDQMADLKLNYLHLHLTDDQGWRIEIKSWPKLTEIGGKTEVGGTEGGFYTQEEYTELVNYAAERFITVVPEIDMPGHTNAALASYGELNPGVNLPNGDLASMSEGKIDFDILDKNPVAAELYTGIEVGFSTFATNKEITYTFVDDVIRELVALTPGPYIHIGGDESHVTEKEDYIYFIERVQEIVTNYGKTSMGWDEIATAKLSKGSVAQFWALEENAVLAKEQGNQVLMSPAKRAYLDMQYDSTSRLGLHWAAYIELDDAYNWNPATYADGIDKSDILGVEAPLWTETITNRADIEYMAFPRLAALAEVAWSSNERRNWEDFRKRIALQGQRWDFRGIKFYKSPKVDW, from the coding sequence ATGAAACATTTCCTGTGCGCTGCGACTTTACTTGCAGCATTTTCTTTTAGTTCCTGCCAGACTCCAAATGCGGTGAAATTGGAAGATACGGGCATTATCCCTATACCACGCTCAATTTCGTCTTCTTCAGGAATTTTTGAATTAGGTTCGGGGTCGGCTGTTCAATTGATTGGCAGTGGGGAAGATTTAGGTAGGGTTGGTAAGTTTTTGGCTGAAAGACTACGTCCAGCCACAGGTTATGAAATTCCGGTTTCATCGGATAGCGGTGATTTGATTTTGGAATTAATTGGGGGAGAACCTTCCGAAAAGTATAGTATCTCTGTATCAGATTCAGAGGTAAAAATACGATCAACATCTGCAGCGGGGCTTTTTTATGGCACTCAAACGCTACTAAAAGCTTTCCCTGTAGAGATAGAAAACAATTCTGTCATAGATGCAGCCTGGGCAATTAGCAACGGGATAATTGAGGACGAACCGGAATTCGGCTATAGAGGGGCTATGCTCGATGTAGCTAGACATTTCATCAGTGTCGAAGATGTAAAGCATTACATAGATCAGATGGCTGATTTGAAATTAAACTATCTCCATCTTCATTTGACAGATGATCAGGGATGGAGAATTGAGATTAAATCCTGGCCAAAACTTACTGAAATAGGCGGCAAAACGGAAGTTGGTGGGACTGAGGGTGGTTTTTATACCCAAGAAGAATATACCGAGCTTGTAAACTATGCCGCGGAAAGGTTTATCACAGTGGTGCCAGAGATAGATATGCCTGGCCATACCAATGCTGCTTTGGCCTCCTATGGCGAATTGAACCCTGGAGTGAATCTACCAAATGGGGATCTGGCATCCATGTCTGAGGGTAAAATTGATTTTGATATTCTTGACAAAAACCCTGTGGCCGCTGAGCTTTATACAGGCATCGAAGTGGGTTTTAGCACTTTTGCTACCAACAAAGAAATCACATATACTTTTGTTGATGATGTCATCAGGGAACTAGTCGCTCTTACTCCTGGTCCCTATATCCACATTGGCGGGGATGAATCGCATGTGACAGAGAAGGAAGATTATATTTATTTTATAGAACGTGTCCAGGAGATCGTCACCAACTATGGAAAAACAAGTATGGGCTGGGACGAAATAGCCACGGCAAAGCTTAGCAAGGGGTCAGTGGCACAATTTTGGGCTTTGGAAGAAAATGCGGTCCTTGCTAAGGAACAGGGAAATCAAGTATTGATGTCTCCCGCAAAACGTGCCTATCTAGATATGCAATATGACTCCACATCCAGATTAGGCTTGCACTGGGCTGCATACATAGAACTGGATGATGCTTATAATTGGAATCCTGCTACTTATGCTGATGGCATCGATAAAAGTGATATACTAGGGGTAGAGGCTCCACTTTGGACTGAAACTATCACCAATCGGGCTGATATAGAATATATGGCTTTTCCGCGGTTGGCAGCACTTGCAGAAGTTGCTTGGTCTTCAAATGAACGTAGAAACTGGGAAGATTTCAGAAAACGGATCGCTCTTCAAGGACAGCGATGGGATTTCAGAGGAATAAAATTTTATAAATCTCCAAAAGTGGACTGGTGA
- a CDS encoding DUF4136 domain-containing protein encodes MKSPIKMNRYSSIAKALSLLIIILFSSCSSIDIFKENSELPIRKPYNSFVIINQEVGIRSFSSQFIDQQVQIHLQEALEANGMVYNKSQPELVIRYTSNEDPRRRETYQNNNLFPYWGYRVWDPWMYNPYFNNRNYSTTSSYELVQVIVDFIDPREDKLLMTLTGVTEVSSEKSKSKKVLKTTDKIISYFLNDLNQSQ; translated from the coding sequence ATGAAAAGCCCAATCAAAATGAATCGTTATAGTTCTATCGCCAAAGCTCTTTCACTACTTATAATCATCCTCTTCAGTTCCTGCAGTTCTATTGACATATTCAAAGAAAACAGTGAACTGCCAATCAGAAAGCCCTATAACTCTTTTGTAATTATCAATCAGGAAGTAGGAATCAGGAGCTTTTCATCACAGTTTATAGATCAGCAGGTGCAGATTCATTTACAGGAAGCTCTCGAAGCGAATGGCATGGTTTACAATAAGTCCCAGCCAGAACTGGTGATCCGATATACTTCCAATGAGGATCCCAGAAGGAGAGAAACCTATCAAAACAATAATCTATTCCCCTATTGGGGCTACAGGGTTTGGGATCCCTGGATGTATAATCCTTACTTCAACAATAGAAATTACAGCACAACAAGTTCTTATGAATTGGTCCAGGTGATCGTTGACTTTATTGATCCCAGGGAAGACAAATTGTTGATGACGTTGACAGGTGTGACTGAGGTGAGCAGTGAAAAGAGTAAAAGCAAGAAAGTATTAAAAACAACCGACAAAATCATCTCTTACTTTTTAAATGACCTAAATCAATCCCAGTGA
- a CDS encoding OmpH family outer membrane protein, translated as MKRGLKLIGALSLATVLLYGCDKAGTSTTTSEGTAKEVSHGDLAIAFVYTDSVINKYDYFKTRSEELTEKGKKFEGDLQSRARGFEQEIQNFQQTGGNMTQNQARAKQEELAKKEQNLMTYRDNLMQELSSDESALYSEVYDRVQKYLKKYAEDNNLSVILSYTRGGAVWYGNDALDLTSSVIEGLNKEYTAAPADTAK; from the coding sequence GTGAAAAGAGGACTAAAATTAATCGGTGCATTGAGCCTTGCTACAGTGCTTTTATATGGCTGCGATAAGGCAGGAACTTCCACCACTACCAGCGAAGGAACAGCTAAAGAGGTTTCCCATGGAGATTTGGCTATTGCTTTCGTTTACACTGACAGTGTGATCAATAAGTACGATTACTTTAAGACGAGGTCCGAGGAACTCACTGAAAAGGGCAAAAAATTTGAAGGTGACCTTCAAAGTAGAGCAAGGGGTTTTGAGCAGGAGATTCAGAATTTCCAACAGACAGGTGGAAATATGACCCAAAATCAGGCTAGGGCTAAGCAGGAAGAACTGGCCAAAAAAGAACAGAATCTAATGACTTACAGGGATAATCTGATGCAGGAATTGTCTTCTGATGAGTCTGCACTCTATAGTGAAGTTTATGATAGAGTGCAGAAATACTTGAAAAAGTATGCTGAAGATAACAACCTTTCAGTGATTTTGAGCTACACACGAGGCGGAGCTGTGTGGTATGGCAATGATGCGCTTGACCTTACCTCTTCTGTAATTGAAGGGTTGAACAAGGAGTACACAGCAGCACCTGCAGACACTGCAAAATAA
- a CDS encoding alanine/glycine:cation symporter family protein translates to MGELIISFANWIWGTPMLVILMGGGLMLLVHSGFVPFRKIGHAIGLLSGKYDDDLAPGQISSFQALSAAIAATVGLGNISGVAIAINMGGPGAIFWMWVSAFVGMATKFYTCSLAIMYRGKDSEGQIQGGPMYVIEEGMGKKWKFLSIIFCGAGILGLLAIFQANQLTAVLRTVILEPAGLDEGDKTRWIIGITMMVLVAIVILGGIKRIAAVASKMVPFMVGLYFVTVILIVFKYIGDVPEMLLRIVTDAFTGEAMAGGAVGAVIIVGARRAAFSNEAGIGTAPMVHGASKNNEPIREGLIAMLGPFIDTIVVCTLTALVIMLTGVWESTEKDGVRLTLAAFDMALPHFGRYLLMFAVLVFALSTMFTYSYYGHKCFGYLFGAKRADYYNYFYLITIVAGAVASLDVVVSLVDGMYAIMAVPTMISTFYLAPKVRIAMKDYFQRMKKA, encoded by the coding sequence ATGGGCGAATTGATTATTTCCTTCGCAAACTGGATATGGGGAACCCCAATGCTTGTAATACTAATGGGAGGGGGATTGATGCTCTTGGTGCATTCAGGCTTTGTGCCCTTTCGTAAAATAGGACATGCTATTGGGCTGCTTAGTGGTAAATATGATGATGATCTTGCGCCCGGACAGATATCTTCCTTTCAAGCGCTTTCCGCAGCTATTGCCGCAACTGTGGGTTTGGGAAATATAAGCGGGGTAGCCATAGCTATCAATATGGGAGGCCCGGGGGCTATCTTTTGGATGTGGGTCTCAGCTTTTGTAGGGATGGCGACGAAATTTTATACCTGTAGCCTTGCGATCATGTATAGAGGTAAGGATTCTGAAGGTCAAATCCAGGGTGGCCCTATGTACGTGATAGAGGAAGGAATGGGTAAAAAATGGAAATTCCTATCCATAATTTTTTGTGGGGCGGGAATTCTCGGCTTGCTGGCAATTTTTCAAGCCAACCAATTGACTGCGGTGCTAAGAACCGTCATCCTGGAACCAGCTGGTTTGGATGAAGGGGATAAAACCCGTTGGATTATAGGTATCACCATGATGGTACTTGTGGCTATTGTCATTCTTGGAGGGATTAAAAGAATTGCTGCTGTGGCCTCTAAAATGGTTCCCTTTATGGTAGGGCTATACTTCGTCACAGTTATTCTTATTGTTTTTAAATATATAGGTGATGTTCCTGAAATGCTCTTGAGAATAGTCACCGATGCTTTTACAGGTGAGGCTATGGCTGGTGGGGCAGTAGGAGCTGTGATTATAGTTGGGGCTAGACGCGCTGCCTTTTCCAATGAAGCAGGTATAGGCACCGCTCCCATGGTACATGGCGCTTCCAAGAACAATGAACCCATACGTGAAGGATTGATCGCTATGCTTGGTCCTTTCATTGACACGATTGTGGTATGTACGCTTACCGCTTTGGTGATTATGCTTACTGGCGTTTGGGAGTCAACTGAGAAAGATGGAGTGAGGCTGACTTTGGCTGCATTTGATATGGCGCTTCCTCATTTTGGCAGATATCTTTTAATGTTCGCTGTGTTGGTTTTCGCATTGTCCACGATGTTTACCTATTCGTATTATGGTCATAAGTGCTTTGGGTATCTATTTGGAGCCAAAAGAGCTGATTATTACAATTACTTTTACCTGATCACCATAGTGGCTGGAGCCGTGGCTTCTCTTGACGTAGTGGTAAGCCTAGTCGATGGCATGTACGCGATCATGGCAGTACCTACTATGATCTCCACCTTTTATCTTGCCCCTAAAGTCAGGATAGCAATGAAAGACTATTTTCAGAGAATGAAAAAAGCCTGA
- a CDS encoding histone deacetylase, with the protein MLKISFSSVYNHPLPKGHRFPMLKYELLPGQLIHEGIVDEENFFEPVPLDEKWIMNTHTPEYWHKLKNLTLSKPEIRATGFPLTEALVNRETTIANGSIQAALFALQYGIGMNIAGGTHHAFADRGEGFCLLNDLAITSNYLIENKLVNNVLIVDLDVHQGNGTASIFEENPQVFTFSMHGEKNYPMRKTTSDLDYALADGIGDVEYLRILEKQLDKIVTDFTPDFIIYQSGVDVLESDKLGRLGMTLSGVRQRDSMVLNFGKSLGVPIMCCMGGGYSSQVSKIVDAHTQVYRIAQDLYF; encoded by the coding sequence ATGCTCAAAATTTCCTTTTCATCAGTTTATAACCATCCTCTTCCTAAAGGACATAGGTTTCCTATGCTCAAGTATGAATTGCTTCCAGGACAATTGATACATGAAGGGATAGTCGATGAAGAGAATTTTTTTGAACCAGTGCCTTTGGACGAAAAGTGGATTATGAATACCCACACGCCTGAGTATTGGCATAAACTTAAAAATCTGACCCTTTCAAAGCCAGAGATCCGGGCGACAGGATTTCCGCTTACAGAAGCACTTGTAAACAGGGAAACCACTATTGCAAACGGCTCTATTCAGGCAGCACTTTTCGCGTTGCAGTACGGCATAGGAATGAATATAGCAGGCGGAACTCACCATGCTTTTGCGGATAGAGGTGAAGGGTTTTGCCTCTTAAATGATCTTGCTATCACTTCTAATTATTTGATTGAAAATAAGTTGGTTAATAATGTTTTGATTGTTGATCTAGATGTGCATCAGGGCAATGGGACCGCAAGTATTTTTGAAGAGAATCCCCAGGTGTTCACGTTCAGCATGCATGGCGAGAAGAACTACCCCATGAGAAAGACCACCTCAGATCTTGATTATGCATTAGCGGATGGAATAGGAGATGTGGAGTATTTGAGGATATTAGAAAAGCAGTTGGATAAAATAGTGACTGATTTCACGCCAGATTTCATCATTTATCAGTCAGGGGTAGATGTGTTGGAAAGCGATAAATTAGGAAGGCTTGGAATGACCTTGTCTGGAGTCCGACAGCGGGACAGCATGGTGCTTAATTTTGGCAAATCACTTGGAGTGCCTATTATGTGCTGCATGGGAGGAGGGTATTCTTCACAGGTCTCCAAAATAGTAGATGCCCATACCCAGGTGTATAGAATTGCCCAAGATCTATATTTCTAA
- a CDS encoding response regulator, which yields MLIIVLIDDDPISTFVTEKLISRNVKEPCRFYKYQSAKEALQEIYSINPHYLFLDLNMPEMNGWDFLDNFNSDKNEAKIYILSSSVDERDIIKASGYSVVKDYLSKPLIKKYIKSIFN from the coding sequence ATGCTAATAATTGTCTTAATAGATGACGACCCGATCAGTACCTTTGTTACTGAAAAGCTCATTTCCAGAAATGTGAAGGAGCCATGTCGTTTTTATAAGTACCAAAGTGCAAAGGAAGCGTTACAGGAGATTTACTCGATTAACCCGCATTATTTGTTTCTGGATTTAAACATGCCGGAAATGAACGGATGGGATTTTCTGGATAATTTCAACTCTGATAAAAACGAAGCCAAAATCTACATACTGAGTAGTTCTGTAGATGAAAGAGACATTATCAAGGCAAGCGGATATAGTGTAGTGAAAGATTACTTGTCAAAACCCCTCATAAAAAAGTACATTAAATCAATTTTTAACTGA
- a CDS encoding deoxyhypusine synthase family protein: MKITEFLKHNYRHFNAAALIDAAEGYKTHLDNGGKMMITLAGAMSTAELGISLAEMIRQDKVQIITCTGANLEEDVFNLVAHDYYERIPNYRELTPAQEQDLVERHMNRVTDTCIPEMEAMRRIENVILEEWVKADQVGEAYFPHEFFYKILLSGKLEGSYQIDPKNSWLLEAAKKNIPIIVPGWEDSTLGNMFAGHVISGDVKNVHTVRTGIEYMMYLAEWYTNTATDESTIGFFQIGGGIAGDFPICVVPMLHQDLQRENVPLWGYFCQISDSTTSYGSYSGAVPNEKITWGKLGIDTPKFIIESDATIVAPLVFAIVLDQ; the protein is encoded by the coding sequence ATGAAAATCACTGAATTTTTAAAGCATAATTACCGTCACTTCAATGCTGCTGCACTGATAGACGCTGCTGAAGGGTATAAGACCCACTTGGATAATGGTGGTAAGATGATGATAACTCTTGCTGGAGCCATGTCCACAGCTGAGCTGGGTATTTCTCTGGCAGAGATGATCAGGCAGGACAAGGTTCAAATAATCACCTGCACAGGAGCTAACCTCGAAGAGGATGTTTTTAATTTGGTAGCCCATGATTATTATGAGCGGATTCCAAATTACCGGGAACTTACTCCTGCTCAGGAACAGGATCTGGTGGAGCGTCATATGAATCGTGTGACTGATACCTGTATCCCGGAGATGGAAGCCATGCGTAGAATAGAAAACGTGATTCTTGAAGAATGGGTGAAAGCTGACCAGGTGGGTGAAGCTTATTTCCCTCATGAGTTTTTCTATAAAATCCTGCTTTCTGGCAAATTAGAAGGTTCTTATCAAATAGATCCTAAAAACAGCTGGTTATTGGAAGCAGCCAAGAAAAATATCCCAATCATTGTTCCGGGATGGGAGGATTCTACTTTGGGCAACATGTTTGCAGGTCACGTGATCTCCGGTGACGTAAAGAATGTGCATACAGTGAGGACTGGCATAGAGTACATGATGTACCTTGCAGAGTGGTATACCAATACCGCTACAGACGAAAGTACGATTGGTTTTTTCCAGATTGGCGGGGGAATTGCAGGAGACTTCCCTATATGTGTGGTGCCGATGTTGCATCAGGATCTACAAAGAGAAAATGTGCCTCTTTGGGGCTATTTCTGCCAGATTTCTGACTCGACCACTTCCTATGGCTCATATTCCGGTGCGGTGCCCAATGAAAAAATTACTTGGGGCAAACTTGGAATAGATACACCTAAATTTATTATCGAGTCTGATGCAACGATCGTAGCGCCATTGGTATTTGCCATTGTGCTAGATCAATAA